From one Parabacteroides sp. FAFU027 genomic stretch:
- a CDS encoding FtsX-like permease family protein: MSLSGKIAFRYLFSKKSHSAINVISMVSVSGVAIATMALVCTLSVFNGFQNLVASLFCSFDPELKVSVVEGKTFNANNEKINALRKMPEIAVFSEIVEDNALVRYKDRQVTATLMGVSDNFSKLTHIDSILYDGKFVLADSLVSYATVGAGLSLSLGVGANFVEPLEIYAPKREGKVSMANPASAFNTDYAYVTAIFSVNQAKYDESTIIVPISLARKLFQYTNEVTSIELKLKPNTDIDDVKSKIARALGPQFKVADRYEQQEEAFKMMKIEKWMTFLILCFVLMIATFNIIGSLSMLIIEKKADIATLRSLGADNQLISRIFLFEGWMISAIGAIVGIVLGLLLCVAQESFGLLRMGGNMGAFVVDTYPVKVVCTDLMTILGVVFTIGFLSAWYPVKSLKNKYLSETRQNN; this comes from the coding sequence ATGAGTCTTTCCGGTAAAATCGCATTTCGATATCTTTTTTCGAAAAAGTCCCACAGTGCCATCAATGTCATTTCGATGGTATCGGTCAGTGGTGTAGCCATCGCTACAATGGCACTGGTCTGTACTTTATCGGTTTTCAATGGATTCCAGAATCTGGTTGCATCTCTTTTTTGCTCCTTTGACCCCGAACTAAAGGTCTCTGTTGTTGAAGGAAAAACATTCAATGCAAATAATGAAAAAATCAATGCATTGAGAAAGATGCCCGAGATAGCTGTCTTCTCTGAGATTGTGGAAGACAACGCTTTAGTTCGCTACAAGGACCGTCAGGTAACTGCAACCCTGATGGGGGTTTCGGATAATTTCTCAAAGCTAACCCACATTGATAGTATCCTGTATGATGGGAAATTTGTATTGGCTGATAGCCTGGTGAGTTATGCGACCGTTGGCGCCGGATTATCCCTGTCGCTTGGAGTGGGGGCTAACTTTGTGGAGCCGCTTGAAATTTACGCTCCGAAAAGGGAAGGTAAAGTCAGCATGGCTAATCCGGCATCCGCATTTAATACAGACTACGCCTATGTCACTGCAATATTTAGTGTCAATCAGGCGAAATACGATGAGTCAACTATCATCGTTCCGATCAGTCTGGCCAGAAAGCTTTTCCAATATACCAATGAGGTAACCTCAATTGAGTTAAAACTGAAGCCAAACACAGATATTGACGATGTTAAGTCGAAAATAGCCAGGGCTCTGGGGCCTCAGTTTAAAGTTGCAGACCGGTACGAACAACAGGAAGAGGCTTTCAAAATGATGAAAATCGAAAAATGGATGACCTTCCTGATCCTTTGTTTCGTCCTGATGATTGCGACATTTAATATCATCGGTTCGCTGTCTATGCTGATTATCGAGAAGAAGGCTGATATTGCAACACTACGTAGCCTGGGTGCGGACAATCAGCTTATTTCACGGATCTTCTTATTTGAAGGGTGGATGATCTCCGCAATTGGAGCAATAGTCGGTATTGTACTAGGACTTCTTCTATGTGTCGCTCAGGAAAGTTTCGGATTATTACGAATGGGAGGCAATATGGGAGCATTTGTAGTGGATACCTATCCGGTAAAAGTGGTCTGTACAGACCTGATGACCATATTAGGAGTGGTATTTACGATTGGGTTCCTGTCTGCCTGGTATCCGGTAAAATCGCTGAAGAATAAATATCTGAGCGAAACCAGACAAAATAACTGA
- the rbfA gene encoding 30S ribosome-binding factor RbfA produces the protein METTRQSKINRLLQKELSDIFLQQARAMQGILITVSTVRVSPDLGIAKVYLSVFPSAKGPELIKAIQANVKQIRFDLGKRVRHQLRVIPELSFYIDDSLDYIENIDNLLKK, from the coding sequence ATGGAAACAACAAGACAAAGTAAAATCAATCGCCTGTTACAAAAAGAATTGAGCGATATATTCCTTCAACAAGCCCGTGCCATGCAAGGTATCCTGATTACCGTGAGCACCGTGCGCGTATCTCCTGACCTGGGAATTGCCAAAGTATATCTCAGCGTTTTCCCATCGGCAAAAGGCCCGGAGCTGATTAAAGCTATTCAGGCTAATGTGAAGCAGATTCGTTTCGATTTGGGCAAACGTGTACGTCACCAGCTTCGCGTGATTCCTGAGTTGTCATTCTATATAGATGACTCGCTGGACTACATCGAGAATATCGACAACCTGCTTAAGAAATAA
- a CDS encoding SDR family NAD(P)-dependent oxidoreductase, with translation MNQQTALITGGTKGIGKAVAQRLLGEGFDVLLTYGSDIQRANEVKDELASAFPSSRVYILQADISDLASIDLICNYISDNGLSIGSVIFNAGLTDRTDFHQINPEEWKRVFDANVHFPVFLLQKLYDQMQPGASVVFTGSLMGIHPHSVSLVYGVTKSTVHALVKNLVKFLAPKGIRVNAVAPGFVDTEWQKTKPAKIKANINAKIALGRFCEPEELTDVYLMLVENKYINGEIITVDGAYSYK, from the coding sequence ATGAATCAACAAACCGCTTTAATAACAGGTGGGACAAAAGGAATAGGCAAAGCCGTTGCTCAGCGATTGTTGGGTGAGGGCTTTGATGTTTTATTGACCTATGGATCCGATATTCAGCGTGCAAACGAAGTTAAGGATGAACTCGCAAGTGCTTTCCCTTCAAGTCGGGTTTATATCCTTCAGGCTGATATTTCAGATTTGGCATCAATTGATCTTATTTGTAATTATATATCTGATAATGGCCTTTCTATTGGTTCTGTGATTTTCAATGCCGGACTGACTGACCGAACTGACTTTCATCAAATCAATCCGGAAGAGTGGAAACGTGTCTTTGATGCTAATGTTCATTTCCCAGTCTTCCTTCTTCAAAAATTATATGATCAAATGCAACCCGGTGCATCCGTTGTCTTCACCGGATCATTGATGGGAATTCATCCCCATTCGGTGTCACTTGTCTATGGAGTCACCAAATCGACCGTTCACGCATTGGTAAAGAACCTGGTCAAATTCCTAGCTCCAAAAGGGATTCGTGTAAATGCTGTGGCACCCGGTTTTGTGGATACAGAGTGGCAGAAGACGAAACCCGCAAAAATCAAGGCTAATATTAATGCCAAGATTGCTTTGGGGCGTTTTTGCGAACCGGAAGAATTAACTGATGTCTACCTGATGTTGGTTGAAAATAAATACATCAACGGCGAAATTATCACTGTGGACGGTGCCTATTCGTACAAATAA
- the rpoN gene encoding RNA polymerase factor sigma-54: MQKLQLSQKLQQKLTPQLIQQIKMLELNTMELEEKIHQELEENPALEEGVDLAEVSDTDDFGNETDDNWSNEDFSLGDYINEDEIPSYKLNEKQNREDRSETIFVGERETFHEGLIRQLHLRELSELQEKVGEYIIGNIDPDGYLRRDLRAISDDLLFQVGIDISDEELRLILDIIQDLDPAGVGALDLRECLLLQLKRKKQEPSIELAIRIVTDSFEEFSKKHFDKIITLYKISEKELKAAIAEITSLNPKPGNSSGEEGEAIGVNQIIPDFIVEAIDGELSIYLNDKNIPDLRVSRGYSDMFQDFMGNKANQTKDKKAAVQFVKQKLDSAKWFIDALKQRQMTLSSTFEAIVELQRDFFLTGDETDLRPMILKDVAEKVGLDISTISRVSSSKYVQTNFGVYPLKFFFSDSMQTESGEEVSTREIKKILKDAIEAEDKRSPLPDEKLCEILNEKGYIIARRTVAKYREQLGMPVARLRKEV; this comes from the coding sequence ATGCAAAAACTTCAACTATCACAAAAACTTCAACAAAAGCTTACTCCGCAATTAATCCAACAGATTAAAATGCTGGAGCTAAACACCATGGAGCTGGAGGAGAAAATCCATCAGGAACTGGAGGAAAATCCGGCTTTAGAAGAGGGTGTTGATTTGGCTGAAGTTTCTGACACAGATGACTTTGGCAACGAAACTGATGATAACTGGTCGAATGAAGATTTCAGTCTGGGCGATTATATCAACGAAGACGAAATCCCTTCCTACAAGCTAAATGAAAAGCAAAACCGCGAAGACCGCAGCGAAACTATCTTTGTAGGTGAGCGCGAGACTTTTCACGAGGGGCTTATCCGGCAACTCCACTTAAGAGAACTCTCCGAGCTACAAGAAAAAGTGGGTGAATACATCATTGGAAACATTGACCCGGACGGCTATCTGAGACGCGATTTGCGTGCCATCTCTGACGATTTGCTGTTTCAGGTCGGCATAGATATATCCGACGAAGAGCTACGTCTGATTCTGGATATTATCCAGGACCTTGACCCGGCGGGTGTAGGTGCCCTGGATTTACGGGAATGTCTTTTGCTTCAGTTGAAACGCAAGAAACAGGAACCGTCTATCGAACTTGCCATCCGCATTGTCACTGATTCGTTTGAGGAATTCTCCAAAAAGCATTTTGACAAAATAATCACCCTGTATAAAATCAGCGAAAAAGAGCTTAAAGCGGCCATTGCCGAAATTACCTCTTTGAATCCCAAACCCGGGAACTCTTCCGGAGAGGAAGGCGAAGCGATCGGAGTAAATCAGATCATCCCTGATTTTATCGTTGAAGCCATTGATGGAGAGCTTTCGATTTACCTGAATGATAAAAATATTCCTGACCTTCGGGTAAGCCGCGGTTATTCGGATATGTTTCAGGATTTCATGGGTAATAAAGCAAACCAAACCAAGGATAAAAAAGCGGCGGTACAGTTCGTCAAGCAAAAACTTGATTCCGCCAAATGGTTTATTGATGCACTCAAGCAACGCCAGATGACGCTTTCTTCTACCTTTGAGGCCATCGTAGAGTTACAACGTGATTTTTTTCTTACGGGAGATGAAACCGACCTTCGGCCCATGATCTTGAAAGACGTGGCTGAAAAGGTAGGCCTGGACATCTCCACGATTTCCCGGGTGAGCAGCAGCAAATATGTACAGACCAATTTCGGGGTTTACCCGCTGAAGTTTTTCTTTTCTGACAGTATGCAGACTGAATCGGGTGAAGAAGTTTCAACACGCGAAATCAAGAAGATCCTCAAGGATGCTATTGAGGCTGAAGATAAGCGCTCCCCGCTACCCGATGAAAAGTTGTGCGAAATCCTCAACGAAAAAGGGTACATCATCGCCCGGCGCACAGTAGCTAAATACCGGGAGCAATTAGGCATGCCGGTAGCACGCTTACGTAAAGAAGTTTAA
- a CDS encoding adenylyltransferase/cytidyltransferase family protein — MFKGKTVVYTSGTFDMFHINHLKMINYARGLGDLLIVGVSTDELVCSYKAKPAIPFTERLQIVEALKGPDIVIPQHSLDHTEIVKKLHIDVFVVGDDWYGKYDYLQDLGVDVFYFPYGNGISSTSLKKSIYESYNQSLRVEREAKPIIPKEE, encoded by the coding sequence ATGTTTAAAGGAAAAACCGTAGTTTATACATCCGGAACGTTTGATATGTTCCATATCAATCACCTGAAAATGATCAATTACGCTCGTGGTTTGGGCGATTTATTGATTGTTGGTGTCAGTACAGATGAGCTGGTTTGTTCATATAAGGCCAAACCGGCTATTCCTTTTACAGAGCGTTTACAAATTGTTGAAGCACTTAAAGGCCCCGATATTGTTATACCTCAGCACAGCCTTGATCACACTGAGATTGTGAAGAAACTACACATTGATGTTTTTGTGGTAGGGGATGACTGGTATGGTAAATACGACTATCTGCAGGATTTAGGTGTGGATGTTTTTTATTTCCCATATGGCAACGGTATTTCTTCTACCAGCCTGAAAAAGTCAATTTACGAAAGCTATAACCAGAGTCTGCGCGTTGAGCGTGAAGCAAAACCGATAATTCCCAAAGAAGAATAA
- a CDS encoding lysophospholipid acyltransferase family protein, which translates to MRRVVLDQKDFAIMSPLLRGKKGLRLGRCLVRLLSIHRVNRVYENSIHLRGAEFAASLLKDVGVSYEIENEEQLSNLPEGTFITVSNHPYGGLDGVIMIDIMVRRRPDYKFMVNSILMNVRTMADNFVGVQPATAKSSGSNDNALKLKETIRHMKEGHPMGFFPAGAVSNFHKPNWFQLTDRDWQPTVIRLIQAAKAPVIPIFFHGKNSCFFNFLGRVNWQLRSMRMPYEVFNKRGKTIKVTIGDPISWEEQKQYAKVEELAAFLKARTYALSKKG; encoded by the coding sequence ATGCGCAGGGTAGTTCTTGACCAAAAAGATTTCGCAATAATGTCACCGCTGTTAAGGGGTAAAAAAGGGTTACGTTTAGGACGGTGTCTTGTCAGGTTGTTGTCAATACATCGGGTAAACCGGGTATATGAAAACTCTATACATTTGAGAGGGGCAGAGTTTGCCGCTTCTTTACTTAAAGACGTGGGAGTATCTTATGAAATTGAAAATGAAGAACAGTTATCTAATTTACCAGAGGGGACTTTCATAACTGTTTCTAACCACCCTTATGGTGGATTAGACGGTGTTATTATGATCGACATCATGGTTAGACGTCGCCCTGATTATAAATTCATGGTAAACTCCATTCTGATGAATGTCAGAACCATGGCTGATAATTTTGTCGGTGTTCAACCTGCAACGGCTAAAAGTTCAGGTTCTAATGATAATGCTCTAAAACTTAAAGAAACAATTCGGCACATGAAAGAGGGGCATCCTATGGGTTTTTTCCCGGCAGGAGCAGTTTCCAACTTTCATAAACCCAACTGGTTTCAACTTACTGATCGTGACTGGCAGCCAACTGTAATACGTCTTATTCAAGCGGCAAAGGCACCGGTTATACCTATTTTCTTTCATGGAAAGAACTCCTGCTTCTTTAACTTTCTCGGCCGGGTCAACTGGCAACTCCGAAGCATGCGTATGCCTTACGAAGTTTTCAATAAAAGAGGGAAAACAATAAAAGTAACAATCGGTGATCCAATTTCCTGGGAAGAGCAGAAACAATATGCAAAAGTAGAGGAGCTGGCTGCTTTCCTGAAAGCCAGGACTTATGCACTGAGTAAAAAAGGGTGA
- a CDS encoding DUF1573 domain-containing protein codes for MKKVFFAALVMLAAISAFAQSGPVIDFKDKSHDFGTIKEDDGSVTCEFIFTNKGDAPLVISRVQASCGCTTPDWSKEPIAPGKTGFVKATYAAKGRPGQFSKTITVYCNTKEGTVILNIKGNVLPKTASIEDQYPVSFGDLKLGKINLSFYDIQKTGTKTDKIAIYNSGKNPLSLHFSRVPSHLTVVASPAVVPASGKGEIVVTYKGAVKDWGTRLDDIFILQNNESKIASDRKITVSANIVEDFSVLTPQQRENAPRIEASSTNVNFGKINLSDKKTEVITLKNAGKSTLHIRKIKANSSLLQVRADRVSVAPGKSIQLQIALIPGKAKSGVNELVSVISNDPSNSIINIHVAATR; via the coding sequence ATGAAAAAAGTGTTTTTCGCAGCACTAGTTATGTTAGCTGCAATTTCAGCTTTCGCTCAGAGTGGGCCAGTGATTGATTTCAAAGACAAATCGCATGATTTTGGAACCATCAAGGAAGATGACGGGAGTGTAACCTGTGAGTTCATTTTTACCAACAAAGGTGATGCCCCATTGGTAATCAGTCGAGTGCAGGCATCGTGTGGTTGTACTACTCCTGATTGGAGTAAAGAGCCAATTGCTCCGGGCAAAACGGGATTTGTAAAAGCAACTTATGCAGCCAAAGGCCGTCCCGGACAGTTTAGCAAAACCATCACAGTGTATTGCAACACAAAAGAAGGTACTGTCATACTGAACATCAAAGGAAACGTTTTACCCAAAACAGCAAGTATCGAAGACCAATATCCGGTATCTTTTGGTGACTTGAAGCTTGGTAAAATAAACCTTTCGTTTTATGACATTCAGAAAACCGGAACCAAAACTGACAAAATTGCAATTTACAACAGCGGGAAAAACCCGCTGTCTTTGCATTTTAGCCGTGTTCCGTCACATTTGACTGTAGTTGCTTCTCCTGCTGTTGTTCCGGCTTCAGGAAAAGGAGAAATCGTTGTAACCTACAAAGGTGCTGTGAAAGATTGGGGAACTCGTCTTGATGATATTTTTATTCTCCAGAATAATGAGTCAAAAATCGCCAGTGATCGCAAGATTACAGTTTCGGCTAATATCGTGGAAGATTTTTCCGTTTTAACTCCTCAGCAACGTGAAAATGCGCCCCGCATTGAAGCCAGTTCTACAAACGTAAATTTTGGCAAAATTAATCTTAGCGACAAAAAGACAGAAGTTATTACTTTGAAAAATGCAGGAAAAAGCACGCTTCATATCCGTAAAATAAAAGCTAATTCCAGCCTGTTACAGGTAAGGGCTGACCGTGTCAGTGTTGCTCCGGGGAAATCTATTCAGTTGCAGATTGCTCTTATTCCGGGTAAAGCCAAAAGTGGTGTGAATGAATTGGTAAGTGTTATATCCAATGATCCGTCCAATTCGATAATCAACATTCATGTAGCCGCTACACGTTAA
- a CDS encoding CDP-alcohol phosphatidyltransferase family protein, with protein sequence MAQNSTEKITLESSLKSLEIENFLDRYFYRPVAFQIALLLRHTPATPNMVTVLSIFVGIAAGTRFYFDDIWTNITGILLLILANTLDCVDGQLARLTGIKSKIGRILDGFAGDLWFATIYIAICLRTMNEGAPVYIFALAIFSGYSHSRQAAIADYFKNIHLFFLKGTAGSELDDAETLQQKYLALSWKNDFWEKLFKFFYRFYTRGQEKLTPEIQKMRKTIASRYNNNISEELKSGFRTESTGIIFWMHSLSFNTRSLFLFGFTLIGHPWYYFIFEIVALNLALLTGLKRYEQVCKTINENILAGKYDKR encoded by the coding sequence ATGGCTCAAAATTCAACTGAAAAAATAACACTCGAATCCTCTCTAAAATCTCTGGAAATTGAGAATTTCCTTGACCGTTACTTTTATCGTCCGGTCGCTTTTCAGATCGCTCTATTACTTCGTCATACTCCGGCAACACCCAATATGGTCACCGTTTTGTCCATTTTTGTTGGGATTGCCGCTGGTACCCGCTTTTACTTTGATGATATCTGGACAAATATTACGGGTATCCTTCTCCTGATTTTAGCTAATACACTCGACTGTGTTGATGGCCAATTGGCCCGACTTACTGGGATTAAATCGAAAATCGGTAGAATTCTTGATGGATTTGCCGGTGATCTTTGGTTTGCAACTATTTATATCGCGATATGTTTGCGTACCATGAATGAAGGAGCTCCGGTATATATCTTTGCATTAGCTATTTTCTCTGGTTATTCTCATTCCCGTCAGGCTGCTATCGCTGATTATTTTAAGAATATCCACCTCTTTTTCCTGAAGGGGACAGCCGGTAGTGAACTGGATGATGCCGAAACTTTACAACAAAAATATCTTGCCCTTTCCTGGAAAAATGATTTCTGGGAAAAATTATTCAAATTCTTTTATCGCTTTTATACCCGCGGACAGGAAAAGCTTACTCCCGAAATTCAGAAAATGCGAAAAACTATCGCATCCAGATACAACAATAACATTTCAGAAGAATTAAAAAGCGGTTTTCGTACCGAATCAACCGGAATCATCTTTTGGATGCACTCGTTATCTTTTAATACTCGTTCTCTTTTCTTATTCGGATTTACTTTAATCGGTCATCCATGGTACTACTTTATTTTTGAGATTGTGGCGTTGAATCTGGCTTTACTTACCGGATTGAAGAGATATGAGCAAGTTTGTAAAACTATTAATGAAAACATTTTAGCCGGAAAATATGACAAAAGGTAA
- a CDS encoding nucleoside kinase has product MYDTVRIYCKNTNEFRDFPVGVTLLDIYNELEVQTPYLVVSAKVNNRVEGLRFRVFTSKNVEFIDLTNSSGMRTYVRSLCFVLYKAMAEIFPGSKLRIEHPISKGYFCKMELGADVCSDKVSRIKRRMQEIIDEDLHFHRKEAQTEEVVRLFELNDMMDKAELLASTGEVYSSYYQLGEHINYFYGNLVPSTGYLYLFDLICYEDGVLLRIPNRDKPTILEDIVPQKKMLDIFHEYNRFNEILGFSDVATLNQASKSGEATDIIKVSEALHEKKISHIADEIAAKSSKIILIAGPSSSGKTTFTKRLSIELMTNLLKPVSISLDNYFIERDKTPLDEHGEHDFESLYALDLELFNKDLNDLLEGKEIAMPTFSFEQGKRQYKGNKLRLHENNILLIEGIHGLNPELTPHIPDELKYRIYVSALTTISLDDHNWIPTTDNRLLRRIIRDFKYRNYSARNTIARWPSVRRGEEKWIFPFQENADAMFNSALLFELAVLKRYVEPLLMAVPQNCDEYSEATRLLRFLSYFYPIYDREIPPTSLIREFLGGSSFRY; this is encoded by the coding sequence ATGTACGATACCGTCAGAATATATTGCAAAAACACGAATGAGTTTCGTGATTTTCCCGTGGGAGTAACCCTGCTTGATATTTACAATGAACTGGAGGTTCAAACGCCTTACCTCGTCGTTAGTGCGAAGGTGAATAACCGGGTGGAAGGACTTCGTTTCCGTGTTTTCACCTCAAAAAATGTCGAATTCATAGATTTGACCAATTCATCGGGAATGCGCACGTATGTGCGTTCGCTGTGCTTTGTGCTTTATAAGGCGATGGCGGAAATTTTCCCGGGGTCAAAACTGCGGATTGAACACCCCATTTCCAAAGGCTATTTCTGTAAAATGGAACTGGGAGCGGATGTTTGTTCGGATAAAGTATCACGGATAAAAAGACGGATGCAGGAGATTATCGACGAAGACCTTCATTTCCACCGCAAAGAGGCGCAGACCGAAGAGGTCGTCCGTCTGTTTGAACTCAACGACATGATGGACAAGGCTGAATTGCTGGCTTCCACGGGGGAGGTTTATTCTTCATACTATCAGCTGGGCGAGCACATCAACTATTTCTATGGCAACCTGGTTCCATCGACCGGATACCTTTACCTGTTTGACCTGATTTGTTACGAGGACGGTGTGTTGCTTCGAATCCCCAACCGGGATAAACCGACGATTTTGGAGGATATTGTGCCTCAGAAAAAGATGCTCGATATATTTCACGAATACAACCGTTTCAATGAAATCCTCGGGTTCAGCGATGTGGCGACGTTGAATCAGGCCAGCAAAAGCGGGGAAGCGACCGACATTATCAAGGTTTCGGAGGCGCTTCACGAAAAGAAAATCTCCCACATTGCCGATGAGATTGCCGCTAAAAGCTCCAAGATCATCCTGATTGCAGGCCCTTCTTCGTCCGGAAAAACGACCTTTACCAAACGACTGAGCATCGAGCTGATGACCAATTTGCTCAAGCCGGTCTCCATTTCCCTGGATAACTATTTTATCGAACGGGACAAAACGCCGCTGGATGAACATGGGGAGCATGACTTTGAATCCCTCTATGCCCTGGACCTGGAGCTTTTCAATAAAGACCTGAATGATTTGCTCGAAGGAAAGGAAATCGCCATGCCAACGTTCAGTTTCGAACAGGGCAAACGTCAGTATAAAGGAAATAAACTGCGCCTGCATGAAAATAACATCCTGCTGATTGAAGGTATACACGGTCTGAATCCGGAATTGACCCCGCATATCCCCGATGAACTGAAGTACCGGATTTACGTTTCGGCGTTGACCACGATTTCGCTGGATGACCATAACTGGATTCCCACAACGGATAACCGTCTGTTACGCCGCATCATCCGCGACTTCAAATACCGCAACTACTCTGCCCGTAACACCATTGCCCGCTGGCCGAGTGTTCGCCGGGGCGAAGAGAAGTGGATTTTCCCCTTTCAGGAAAATGCCGATGCGATGTTCAATTCGGCTCTGTTATTTGAGTTGGCCGTGCTGAAACGCTATGTGGAGCCGCTGCTGATGGCTGTGCCGCAAAACTGTGACGAATATTCCGAAGCCACTCGCCTGTTGCGTTTCCTTAGCTATTTCTATCCGATTTACGACCGGGAAATTCCACCGACATCCCTTATCCGGGAGTTTCTGGGTGGAAGCAGTTTCCGGTATTGA
- a CDS encoding lysylphosphatidylglycerol synthase transmembrane domain-containing protein, with the protein MTKGKITKNIFFLIAVVAIVLIVWKIGFDTIVENILKTGWWFFPIIGIWLVVYLINAKAFHLIINDEKHNGKVSYLKSLQLTITGFALNYSTPAGMMGGMPYRALELQKIVGGHKATSSVVLYTMMHVMAHFFFWLTSILVIAFFITVSHDLSIVLTVIFIFFVGLTFLFFKGYKRGLLLKFFAFLKKQPFFKKKAAAFYEKKEAELIEIDTQISDLYLNRRKTFYYTLGLEFLGRMVNSLEVYFIIHAIGIDVTYMQAFVMVALTTLLANILFFFPMQLGPREFGYTGALKLMKIAPLVGPVGGLGIYVSLVTRIREMIWIGIGVVLMKINSK; encoded by the coding sequence ATGACAAAAGGTAAAATCACCAAGAATATCTTCTTTCTCATCGCTGTTGTAGCCATTGTGTTAATTGTATGGAAGATAGGTTTTGATACTATTGTTGAGAATATCCTGAAAACAGGGTGGTGGTTTTTCCCGATTATCGGTATCTGGCTGGTGGTCTATCTGATAAATGCCAAAGCGTTTCATCTGATCATCAACGACGAAAAGCATAATGGCAAAGTCTCTTATCTGAAGTCTCTTCAACTGACTATTACCGGTTTTGCCCTTAATTATTCTACTCCGGCCGGTATGATGGGGGGGATGCCATATAGGGCTTTAGAACTACAGAAGATAGTAGGAGGGCATAAAGCGACTTCCTCAGTGGTGCTTTATACCATGATGCATGTGATGGCCCACTTTTTCTTTTGGTTGACCTCTATCCTGGTTATTGCATTCTTTATTACCGTTTCCCACGATTTGTCGATTGTGCTAACGGTTATATTTATCTTCTTCGTTGGTCTGACATTCCTGTTTTTCAAAGGATATAAAAGAGGATTGTTATTGAAGTTTTTTGCTTTCCTCAAAAAACAACCGTTTTTCAAAAAGAAGGCTGCAGCTTTTTATGAGAAAAAAGAGGCAGAGTTGATTGAAATTGATACTCAGATATCAGATCTGTACCTTAACCGCAGGAAGACGTTTTATTATACGTTAGGCCTAGAATTCCTCGGTAGAATGGTGAATAGCCTTGAAGTCTATTTCATCATTCATGCAATTGGTATTGATGTGACCTACATGCAAGCGTTTGTAATGGTTGCTCTCACAACATTACTGGCCAATATTCTTTTCTTTTTCCCAATGCAATTGGGTCCAAGGGAGTTCGGATATACCGGAGCTTTAAAGTTGATGAAAATAGCGCCTCTTGTAGGCCCGGTAGGTGGTTTGGGTATTTATGTAAGTCTCGTTACACGTATCCGGGAAATGATCTGGATCGGTATTGGTGTTGTTCTTATGAAAATTAATTCGAAATAA